From Pongo pygmaeus isolate AG05252 chromosome 2, NHGRI_mPonPyg2-v2.0_pri, whole genome shotgun sequence, a single genomic window includes:
- the LOC129033295 gene encoding olfactory receptor 7E24-like, translating to MWRTSKDPELQPVLAGLFLCMCLVTVLGNLLIILAISRDSHLHTPMYFFLSNMSLPDIGFISTTVPKIIVDIQSHSRVISYAGCLTQMSLFAIFGGMEERHAPECDGL from the coding sequence AACCTCAAAGGATCCAGAACTGCAGCCGGTCCTCGCTGGGCTGTTCCTGTGCATGTGCCTGGTCACGGTGCTGGGGAACCTGCTCATCATCCTGGCCATCAGCCGAgactcccacctccacacccccatgtacttcttcctctccaacaTGTCCTTGCCTGACATCGGTTTCATCTCCACCACGGTCCCCAAGATCATTGTGGACATCCAGTCTCACAGCAGAGTCATCTCCTATGCAGGCTGCCTGACTCAGATGTCTCTCTTTGCCATTTTTGGAGGCATGGAAGAGAGACATGCTCCTGAGTGTGATGGCCTATGA